In the genome of Myroides phaeus, one region contains:
- a CDS encoding TPM domain-containing protein, with the protein MMQLTKKVYHFFFTAVFLLLSQVNYAQFDIPAKPSRSEQTLVYDYANLLDGGQRKQLERKLIDYSNETSTQILVIVIPSLQGENIGLLGPRWGHEWGVGQKGKDNGVVILMAVKDRQIGIYPGYGAEEKITAGQGGDLIRSRVIPNFKAGDYYGGINETVDGVSEMLLGTYTNDNPTRLEGDNEVGGLGCLFLIIIIIFLTIIFSKNNGGGNGGGGRGKRSFGSDLADIIILSNMGRRSGGSSWGGGFGGGGGFGGGGGGGFGGFGGGGFSGGGSSGSW; encoded by the coding sequence CTAACAAAAAAAGTATATCATTTCTTTTTTACGGCAGTATTCTTATTACTATCGCAAGTAAACTATGCTCAATTTGATATCCCTGCTAAGCCTTCTCGCTCTGAACAAACTTTAGTCTATGACTATGCTAATTTATTAGATGGAGGACAAAGAAAACAACTTGAGCGAAAACTAATTGATTATAGCAATGAAACCTCAACACAAATTCTTGTTATTGTCATCCCATCTCTACAAGGAGAAAACATAGGTTTGCTTGGTCCACGTTGGGGACATGAATGGGGAGTTGGTCAAAAAGGAAAAGATAATGGGGTAGTTATTCTAATGGCAGTAAAAGATCGCCAAATCGGTATTTACCCTGGTTATGGAGCAGAAGAGAAAATTACTGCAGGTCAAGGAGGAGACCTTATTAGAAGTAGAGTAATTCCAAATTTTAAAGCTGGAGATTACTACGGAGGTATCAATGAGACCGTTGATGGGGTAAGTGAGATGCTATTAGGAACATATACTAATGACAATCCTACTCGGTTAGAAGGTGATAACGAAGTTGGTGGATTAGGCTGTTTATTTTTAATTATCATTATCATATTCTTAACCATTATATTCAGTAAAAATAATGGGGGAGGAAATGGCGGTGGCGGTCGTGGAAAAAGAAGCTTTGGAAGTGACTTAGCTGATATTATCATATTAAGCAATATGGGCCGACGTAGTGGCGGAAGTAGCTGGGGTGGAGGCTTCGGTGGCGGAGGCGGCTTCGGCGGTGGTGGAGGCGGTGGCTTCGGTGGTTTTGGCGGAGGAGGATTCTCTGGTGGAGGATCAAGCGGAAGCTGGTAA
- a CDS encoding TonB-dependent receptor: MKNIFCLLFILTSVSLLAQNTTSIKGRVVDSLNNPIEAVTIFLSKEKDSTLVEYTVSDLKGYFDLKFNKVNTPVVFKASMIGFKEFSKTFKEGIEQEVDLKNIILKEYGQNLDELVIVAEAPPIRIKKDTLEFNASSFKVRPDANLEELLKQLPGVQIDENKKITVNGKAVNEILVNGKPFFNEDGQIALENLPSDIIKKVQVTDKKSKKERFTKERSKTNDASINITIDEDKNKGYFGRVSAGYGSNDRYESALFLNSFNKRRQVSVVGSANNINASGFSMNEVFDNMRTGRSSGGITESRMLGVNFVENVSDKLNVNGSYNYNFAEVENWNKSIITKFLPSGEFTNKSNSSSNSGSEGHRGNVSVDYTGDKDAFYFSPTFNKSHNYSNSISDQVSFDEKGELLNESNSRSYTVGDSYNFGSSVRYIRNFKKTGQFLSIELTNSNSNSNNDILSESDTKFYQSEKEDDERKQYQKSINSSDNYGISVEYSQPITDSLVVSFGSNWNRNQSISDLKVYDFSELTGGYSELNTLQTNHYNTVQNEVVPFVNFTLVKSKFNANLMTRTKIVKNSASALYNAKTYSLDKYYIDPNINALFNYQLSKKNNIFGFYNYNVTYQSAAQLLDITDISNPLNTSIGNPDLKPTGTHNINMSYRSYDFQTRAGYTISASTTIYNNSIVSAVEYDEDRKSISTFKNISGNYQWSVSGDWYRSNKWEEHSLRYGVGVRFNQSISKGYIDGETYDATSNTISPRVYLTYDYGDFLTLRPSYTYNHYSSSYTNFSVDKASNFTHRFNLQTTSYWPKSIIFGNDFAYTYNSQIAKGFKRDFYMWNVSLAYEFFKKKFRAKVKVYDLLNQNTSSRRTIDPMQIVDSESLVLKRYVMFSLTYKLNEFAGKGGKGRGGMRSMRSMRM, from the coding sequence ATGAAAAATATATTTTGTTTACTGTTTATACTTACATCTGTAAGTTTATTAGCTCAGAATACTACGTCTATTAAAGGGAGAGTAGTTGATTCGTTAAATAATCCTATTGAAGCCGTTACAATTTTCTTATCTAAGGAGAAGGATTCAACTTTGGTTGAATATACTGTAAGTGATTTAAAAGGCTATTTTGATTTGAAGTTTAATAAGGTAAATACACCTGTTGTATTTAAAGCCTCAATGATTGGTTTTAAAGAGTTCTCTAAAACGTTTAAAGAAGGAATAGAGCAAGAAGTTGATTTAAAAAATATCATCTTAAAAGAGTATGGTCAGAATTTAGATGAGCTTGTAATTGTTGCTGAAGCACCACCAATTCGCATTAAGAAAGACACTTTGGAGTTTAATGCTTCTTCATTTAAGGTAAGACCAGATGCTAATTTAGAGGAGCTATTAAAACAGTTGCCAGGAGTTCAGATAGATGAGAATAAAAAAATCACAGTAAATGGAAAGGCTGTCAACGAAATACTAGTGAATGGGAAACCTTTTTTTAATGAAGATGGGCAGATTGCTCTTGAAAACTTACCATCTGATATCATTAAAAAAGTACAAGTAACAGATAAAAAGTCTAAAAAAGAACGTTTTACAAAAGAAAGAAGTAAGACAAATGATGCGAGTATTAATATCACCATTGACGAGGATAAAAATAAAGGGTATTTTGGGCGAGTATCTGCAGGATATGGGTCAAATGATCGTTATGAAAGTGCTTTGTTCTTAAATAGCTTCAATAAGCGTCGACAAGTAAGTGTCGTAGGATCTGCAAATAACATAAACGCAAGTGGTTTCTCTATGAATGAAGTCTTTGATAATATGCGTACCGGTAGGTCTTCAGGAGGCATTACAGAGTCAAGGATGCTTGGAGTCAATTTTGTTGAGAATGTTTCTGATAAGTTAAATGTAAACGGTAGTTATAATTATAATTTTGCTGAAGTAGAGAATTGGAATAAGTCTATAATTACGAAGTTTCTTCCTTCAGGAGAGTTTACGAATAAATCAAATTCATCAAGCAATAGTGGGAGTGAAGGGCATAGAGGAAATGTGTCTGTAGATTACACAGGTGATAAAGATGCGTTTTATTTTAGTCCTACTTTTAATAAAAGTCATAATTATTCAAATAGTATAAGCGATCAAGTGTCTTTTGATGAAAAGGGAGAATTGTTGAATGAAAGCAATTCACGTTCTTATACTGTAGGAGATTCTTATAATTTTGGAAGTTCTGTACGTTATATTAGAAACTTTAAAAAAACAGGGCAGTTTTTAAGTATTGAATTAACTAATTCTAATAGTAATAGCAACAATGATATTTTGTCAGAATCTGATACGAAGTTTTATCAATCAGAGAAAGAAGATGATGAGCGTAAACAATATCAAAAAAGCATTAATTCCTCAGATAATTATGGAATATCTGTAGAGTATAGTCAACCGATTACAGATTCATTGGTTGTGTCATTCGGTTCTAATTGGAATCGAAATCAATCTATTTCAGATTTAAAGGTTTATGATTTTAGTGAACTTACTGGTGGGTATAGCGAATTAAATACATTACAGACAAATCATTATAATACAGTACAAAATGAGGTTGTACCTTTTGTAAATTTCACTCTTGTTAAGAGTAAGTTTAATGCAAATTTAATGACGCGAACAAAGATTGTGAAGAATTCAGCAAGTGCTTTATATAATGCTAAGACGTATAGTTTAGATAAGTATTATATTGATCCTAATATTAATGCATTGTTTAATTATCAACTTAGTAAAAAGAACAATATTTTTGGATTTTATAATTACAATGTAACATATCAAAGTGCAGCTCAACTGTTAGATATTACAGATATTTCGAATCCCCTTAATACGTCTATAGGTAATCCTGATTTAAAACCAACTGGGACTCATAATATTAATATGAGTTATCGTTCGTATGATTTTCAAACTCGAGCAGGTTATACAATTTCGGCAAGTACAACAATTTATAATAATAGTATTGTAAGTGCTGTAGAGTATGATGAAGATAGAAAGAGTATATCTACTTTTAAAAATATATCAGGTAATTATCAATGGTCTGTTTCAGGTGATTGGTATCGAAGTAATAAGTGGGAAGAGCATAGTTTACGATATGGAGTAGGAGTGCGTTTTAATCAATCAATAAGTAAAGGATATATAGATGGCGAAACTTACGATGCAACTTCAAATACTATTTCGCCAAGAGTCTATTTGACTTATGATTATGGTGATTTTCTTACTTTAAGACCTTCTTATACTTACAATCACTATTCAAGTAGTTATACTAACTTCTCTGTAGATAAAGCAAGTAATTTTACGCACAGGTTTAACTTACAGACGACTTCTTATTGGCCTAAGAGTATTATTTTCGGAAATGATTTTGCATACACTTATAATTCACAAATAGCTAAGGGGTTTAAACGTGATTTCTATATGTGGAATGTAAGTTTAGCTTATGAATTCTTTAAAAAGAAATTTAGAGCAAAAGTTAAAGTGTATGATTTATTAAATCAAAATACTAGTTCAAGAAGAACAATTGATCCGATGCAAATCGTAGATTCAGAGAGTTTAGTATTAAAGAGATATGTAATGTTTTCTTTGACTTATAAATTAAATGAATTTGCAGGTAAAGGAGGAAAAGGAAGAGGAGGTATGCGTTCGATGCGCTCAATGAGAATGTAG
- the der gene encoding ribosome biogenesis GTPase Der — MSSIVAIVGRPNVGKSTFFNRLIQRRDAIVDSVSGVTRDRNYGKSEWNGREFSVIDTGGYVKGSEDIFEGEIRRQVSLAIDEADVIIFVVDVEQGITPMDEEVARLLRKETKPILVAVNKVDSAKRMDDTFEFYNLGLGEIYPFASISGSGTGDLLDAVVEALPVEEEVEAEEDELPRFAVVGRPNAGKSSFINALIGEDRYIVTDIAGTTRDSIDTRFTQFGFDFNIVDTAGIRRKAKVKEDLEFYSVMRSVRAIEHSDVCILMIDATRGFEGQDQSIFWLAEKNRKGVVILVNKWDLIDKDTMTAKQFEEKIREEIAPFTDVPIIFTSTITKQRLLKALEAAVEVFENRKQRISTSKFNEAMLPIIEHTPPPAIKGKYIKIKYCMQLPTDTPQFVFFANLPQYIKDPYKRYIENKLREMYNFSGVPIDIYFRQK; from the coding sequence ATGAGTAGTATAGTAGCCATAGTTGGTAGACCAAACGTAGGGAAGTCAACTTTTTTTAATCGTTTGATTCAAAGAAGAGATGCTATCGTAGATTCGGTTAGTGGTGTAACACGTGATAGAAACTACGGCAAGTCAGAATGGAATGGACGTGAATTCTCTGTTATTGATACAGGAGGATACGTAAAAGGTTCTGAGGATATTTTCGAAGGAGAAATTAGACGTCAGGTAAGTCTTGCAATTGACGAGGCAGACGTAATTATATTTGTGGTAGACGTGGAGCAAGGAATTACTCCAATGGATGAAGAAGTTGCACGTTTATTACGTAAAGAAACAAAGCCTATTCTTGTTGCAGTAAACAAAGTTGATAGTGCTAAACGTATGGATGATACTTTCGAATTCTACAATTTAGGATTAGGAGAAATTTATCCATTTGCAAGTATTAGTGGTAGTGGGACAGGAGATTTATTAGATGCTGTTGTTGAGGCATTACCAGTAGAAGAGGAAGTTGAAGCAGAAGAAGATGAGTTACCAAGATTTGCAGTGGTTGGAAGACCTAATGCTGGTAAGTCAAGTTTTATTAATGCTTTAATCGGGGAGGATAGATATATCGTTACAGATATTGCTGGTACTACTCGTGATTCAATTGACACTCGTTTTACACAATTTGGTTTCGATTTTAATATTGTAGATACTGCAGGTATTAGAAGAAAAGCAAAAGTAAAAGAAGATTTAGAGTTTTATTCTGTTATGAGATCTGTACGTGCTATTGAACATAGTGACGTTTGTATCTTAATGATTGATGCTACTCGTGGATTTGAAGGACAAGATCAAAGTATTTTTTGGTTAGCTGAGAAGAATAGAAAAGGAGTTGTTATTTTAGTGAATAAGTGGGATCTTATTGACAAGGATACAATGACTGCTAAACAGTTTGAAGAGAAAATTCGCGAAGAGATTGCTCCATTTACAGATGTGCCAATTATCTTTACTTCTACAATTACAAAACAACGTTTATTAAAAGCGTTGGAAGCAGCTGTTGAGGTTTTTGAAAATAGAAAACAACGTATTTCTACTTCGAAATTTAACGAAGCGATGTTGCCAATTATTGAGCATACTCCACCTCCAGCAATTAAAGGAAAGTATATCAAGATTAAATACTGTATGCAATTGCCTACAGATACGCCTCAGTTCGTATTTTTTGCTAACTTGCCTCAATATATCAAAGATCCTTATAAGAGATATATTGAAAACAAGTTAAGAGAAATGTACAACTTTAGTGGTGTGCCAATCGATATTTATTTCCGTCAGAAATAA
- the era gene encoding GTPase Era → MTHKAGFVNIIGNPNVGKSTLMNALVGERLSIITSKAQTTRHRILGIVNGDDHQIVFSDTPGIIKPAYELQQSMMDFVKSAFEDADLLIYMVEIGEKELKDEEFFNRITKTSTPILLLLNKIDRSNQEQLEEQMQMWQTKVPNAEIIPISALEKFNTQTVFDRIVELLPVSPPYYPKDSLTDKSERFFVSEIIREKILLNYDKEVPYAVEVEVEEFKEEENIIRIKSVIMVERDSQKGIIIGHKGSALKKVGIAAREEMEKFFLKKVHLELFVKVNKDWRTNDFQLRRFGYNQKK, encoded by the coding sequence ATGACGCATAAAGCAGGTTTTGTAAACATTATAGGTAATCCTAATGTAGGAAAATCAACGTTAATGAACGCATTAGTAGGTGAAAGACTTTCAATTATCACCTCTAAGGCACAGACAACTAGACACAGAATTTTAGGAATTGTAAATGGAGATGATCATCAAATTGTGTTTTCTGATACACCTGGTATAATTAAACCTGCATACGAATTGCAACAGTCTATGATGGACTTTGTGAAGTCTGCATTTGAAGATGCCGATCTATTAATTTATATGGTAGAGATAGGTGAGAAGGAATTGAAAGATGAAGAGTTCTTTAATCGTATCACTAAAACAAGTACGCCAATTCTGTTGTTATTAAACAAAATTGATAGATCTAACCAAGAACAGTTAGAAGAACAAATGCAAATGTGGCAAACTAAGGTTCCTAACGCTGAGATTATTCCAATTTCTGCTTTAGAGAAATTCAATACGCAAACTGTGTTTGATCGTATTGTAGAATTGTTGCCAGTTTCACCTCCTTATTATCCTAAAGATTCATTAACAGATAAATCTGAGCGTTTCTTTGTAAGTGAGATTATCAGAGAGAAAATACTTTTAAACTATGACAAAGAGGTTCCTTATGCTGTAGAAGTAGAAGTGGAAGAGTTTAAAGAAGAGGAAAATATCATCCGCATTAAGTCTGTTATTATGGTTGAACGTGATAGTCAGAAAGGGATTATCATTGGACATAAAGGATCTGCACTTAAAAAAGTAGGTATTGCCGCAAGAGAAGAAATGGAAAAATTCTTTTTGAAAAAGGTACACTTAGAGTTGTTTGTGAAAGTGAATAAAGATTGGAGAACAAACGATTTTCAGTTGCGTCGTTTCGGATACAATCAAAAGAAATAA
- a CDS encoding HAEPLYID family protein, with translation MRYYSKKLQVALSVLFLFIGYVSIAQEAKDSLSGEKKLLPKVEHAEPLFNDLMRDLGARKGEAEFNMGFGVADHKHYNEYFGFIEYEWAVANRLGVEVEIPFSFNSKEKGIGNQMIPNNRIEGIKLATQYTFLVNEKAQTSMAVAYIHEFEMNYLKKLDGDGKFFTGMRMNPILVVAKKFNNFNAMVFGGPVFENTFDTGETRVLGTINASLLYVLPNSKNFIGIENNIDFRQDRFQYVLHPQIKVALLHNLAVGFVTGIPLSSYKEMKMDFLTRIIWEP, from the coding sequence ATGAGATATTACAGTAAGAAGTTACAAGTAGCACTATCAGTGCTTTTTTTATTTATAGGGTATGTTAGTATTGCTCAAGAAGCAAAAGATAGTCTAAGCGGAGAAAAGAAGTTACTACCTAAAGTTGAACACGCAGAGCCTTTGTTTAATGATTTGATGAGAGATTTAGGTGCTCGAAAGGGAGAGGCAGAGTTCAATATGGGGTTTGGTGTTGCAGATCATAAACATTATAACGAGTATTTTGGATTTATTGAATATGAATGGGCTGTTGCTAATAGGTTAGGAGTAGAAGTAGAGATTCCATTTTCTTTTAATAGTAAAGAAAAGGGGATAGGAAATCAAATGATTCCTAATAATCGAATAGAAGGGATAAAATTAGCTACTCAATATACTTTCTTGGTAAATGAAAAAGCTCAGACTTCGATGGCAGTAGCTTATATTCACGAATTTGAAATGAACTACTTGAAGAAATTAGATGGTGATGGGAAGTTTTTTACAGGAATGCGAATGAATCCTATTTTAGTTGTTGCTAAGAAGTTTAATAATTTCAATGCAATGGTATTTGGTGGACCAGTATTTGAGAATACATTTGATACAGGAGAGACACGTGTGTTAGGTACAATTAATGCGAGTTTACTTTATGTTTTACCTAATTCTAAGAACTTTATTGGTATTGAGAATAATATTGATTTCAGACAAGATAGATTCCAATATGTATTACACCCACAGATAAAAGTTGCTTTATTGCATAATCTTGCGGTAGGTTTTGTTACAGGGATACCATTGTCAAGTTATAAAGAAATGAAGATGGATTTCTTAACTCGTATTATTTGGGAACCGTAG